The following proteins are co-located in the Haloarcula marismortui ATCC 43049 genome:
- a CDS encoding cob(I)yrinic acid a,c-diamide adenosyltransferase, with translation MSDNTAGPTAEPISPSVPEEFGLVQVWWGDGKGKTTAALGMATRAVGHGYRVHLLQFMKGGTSTVEDVRGEYNAIAALPGFSYENAGHYGWHGFLDGSEDDEHEARAKGALDRAQELVQASADADLSTPRDADGPPEEGVNMLVLDEVLYAANRGLVDPADVIGLIEAKPDDLELVLTGGHERPKFLTDHADLITEVSKEKHPIDAGQGARKGTEF, from the coding sequence ATGAGCGACAACACGGCCGGACCGACCGCCGAGCCCATCAGTCCGAGTGTGCCCGAGGAGTTCGGGCTGGTGCAGGTCTGGTGGGGCGACGGCAAGGGCAAGACGACGGCGGCGCTGGGGATGGCGACCCGTGCCGTCGGTCACGGCTACCGCGTCCACCTCCTGCAGTTCATGAAAGGCGGGACCAGCACCGTCGAAGACGTGCGCGGCGAGTACAACGCCATCGCCGCGCTCCCAGGGTTTTCCTACGAGAACGCCGGCCACTACGGCTGGCACGGCTTCCTCGACGGGAGCGAGGACGACGAGCACGAGGCCCGTGCGAAAGGCGCACTCGACCGGGCACAGGAACTCGTTCAGGCCAGCGCCGACGCCGACCTCTCGACGCCGCGGGATGCCGACGGGCCGCCAGAGGAGGGGGTCAATATGCTCGTCCTCGACGAAGTTCTCTACGCCGCGAACCGCGGCCTCGTCGATCCGGCGGACGTGATTGGGCTCATCGAAGCCAAGCCCGACGACCTCGAACTTGTTCTCACGGGCGGGCACGAGCGGCCGAAGTTCCTGACCGACCATGCGGACCTTATCACGGAAGTCAGCAAGGAGAAACACCCAATCGACGCCGGTCAGGGCGCGCGGAAGGGCACGGAGTTCTGA
- the cobS gene encoding adenosylcobinamide-GDP ribazoletransferase: MVLTAVRGALGFLSRLPVGHSQQAWDAFVGTPAAFPLAGYVVGGLVALPFLAAGLLPAPVVAAAYLGSVVLVTGVNHADGLADLGDAAVVHGDPETRRDVMRDTTIGVGAVLALGTALLALALAALAVARLPPLVAVSLVLAAEVGAKLAMATLACIGRPSHEGFGATVIDANGPRHLVGALAVSLPAAIIAVPAATVVVLTGPLLALGLSNWADQRLGGVSGDAFGTANELTRAVALHVGVAVWSLFGGVWSIPLVDWGVLAWTLS; this comes from the coding sequence GTGGTTCTGACTGCGGTCCGGGGGGCGCTCGGGTTCCTCTCACGGCTCCCGGTTGGCCACAGCCAACAGGCGTGGGACGCCTTCGTCGGGACGCCGGCAGCGTTCCCGCTTGCCGGCTACGTCGTCGGCGGCCTCGTCGCACTCCCGTTTCTCGCTGCCGGCCTGCTCCCAGCCCCGGTCGTCGCCGCGGCGTACCTCGGGAGCGTCGTCCTCGTCACCGGTGTCAACCACGCCGACGGCCTCGCTGACCTCGGAGACGCCGCCGTTGTCCATGGCGACCCCGAGACGCGCCGCGACGTGATGCGGGACACGACCATCGGCGTCGGGGCCGTCCTTGCGCTGGGGACCGCCCTCCTCGCGCTCGCACTGGCCGCGCTGGCTGTCGCCCGGCTCCCGCCGCTGGTCGCCGTTTCGCTGGTCCTCGCCGCCGAGGTAGGGGCGAAGCTGGCGATGGCGACGCTGGCCTGCATCGGCCGCCCGAGCCACGAGGGGTTCGGCGCGACGGTCATCGACGCGAACGGCCCGCGCCACCTCGTCGGCGCACTCGCCGTCTCACTCCCGGCCGCCATTATCGCTGTTCCGGCAGCCACAGTCGTAGTTCTTACCGGCCCGCTGCTGGCGCTAGGTCTCTCAAACTGGGCCGACCAGCGACTGGGCGGCGTCAGCGGCGACGCCTTCGGCACGGCCAACGAACTCACGCGCGCCGTCGCGCTCCACGTCGGCGTCGCCGTGTGGTCGCTGTTCGGTGGCGTCTGGTCGATACCGCTCGTCGACTGGGGGGTGCTCGCGTGGACGCTCTCGTGA
- a CDS encoding HTH domain-containing protein, whose protein sequence is MSPPGREIQYTESDVIEVFKHRNDYAEPLTASEVADRLGCSRRTALNKLHDLESETDITSKKVGGRSRVWWIPVRAD, encoded by the coding sequence ATGTCTCCGCCTGGACGAGAGATCCAGTACACTGAATCGGACGTTATCGAGGTGTTCAAACACCGAAACGATTACGCGGAGCCACTCACGGCGTCGGAGGTGGCGGACAGACTCGGCTGCTCGCGCCGAACCGCACTGAACAAACTCCACGACCTCGAATCAGAGACAGATATCACGAGCAAGAAAGTCGGCGGACGGTCGCGAGTGTGGTGGATCCCGGTCCGAGCAGACTGA
- a CDS encoding cobyric acid synthase: MAHTLLVAGTASHVGKSTVAAGLCRYLADCGVSVAPFKAQNMSNNARATPGGEVGVSQYVQARAAGVAPSTDHNPVLLKPRGDGESQLILDGDAVGHFEARGYYDEHWEDALETARAAHDRLAQSHDVIVAEGAGSIAEINLHDRDLANIETARFADADILLVADIERGGVFASLVGTLELVPDDIRKQVAGAVITKFRGDQSLLDPGIDAFEDRTGVPVLGVLPHDDPGLPEEDSVALPPVGERSVVGDDDAVPDAESVTVAVPRLPRISNFTDLQPLAHEPGVRVAYIPPDAALDDADAVVLPGSKNTVDDLRALTDAGFGDRLRSFDGPVVGLCGGYQMLGEAITNATIEGTGDADRVEGLGLLPVTTEFSESKTVEHVQRNIDGVGPLSGASGTVEGYEIHMGDSTLTGAAARPFDGDGAGTDTVLGTYLHDLFSNDTARDAFVRNTFESAGTVLPAATGRADGDPYERAAGLITDHVDLGPLGLSDQ, translated from the coding sequence ATGGCCCACACGCTGCTGGTCGCCGGGACGGCCAGCCACGTCGGCAAGTCGACCGTCGCGGCCGGGCTCTGTCGCTATCTGGCCGACTGTGGTGTCTCGGTCGCGCCGTTCAAAGCCCAGAATATGAGCAACAACGCCCGGGCGACACCGGGCGGCGAAGTCGGTGTTTCGCAGTACGTTCAGGCCCGCGCAGCCGGCGTTGCGCCGTCGACCGACCACAATCCAGTGCTGCTGAAACCGCGGGGTGACGGCGAATCACAGCTCATTCTGGACGGCGATGCGGTCGGCCACTTCGAGGCGCGAGGCTACTACGACGAGCACTGGGAGGACGCGCTTGAGACCGCTCGCGCTGCCCACGACCGACTCGCGCAATCCCACGACGTGATTGTCGCCGAGGGCGCGGGTTCCATCGCCGAAATCAATCTCCACGACCGCGACCTAGCAAACATCGAGACGGCGCGCTTTGCCGATGCCGACATCCTGCTCGTCGCGGACATCGAGCGCGGCGGCGTGTTCGCGTCGCTCGTTGGGACGCTGGAACTGGTCCCCGACGACATCCGCAAGCAGGTGGCCGGCGCGGTCATCACGAAGTTCCGTGGCGACCAGTCGCTGCTTGACCCGGGCATCGACGCGTTCGAGGACCGAACCGGCGTTCCCGTCCTCGGCGTGCTTCCACACGACGACCCCGGGCTTCCCGAGGAAGACAGCGTCGCGCTGCCGCCAGTCGGCGAGCGGTCTGTCGTCGGCGACGATGACGCCGTTCCCGACGCTGAGAGCGTCACCGTCGCGGTCCCGCGGCTCCCGCGCATCTCGAACTTTACCGACCTCCAGCCGCTCGCCCACGAGCCTGGCGTCAGGGTCGCGTACATCCCGCCTGATGCCGCCCTCGACGACGCCGACGCAGTGGTCTTGCCAGGGAGTAAGAACACTGTCGACGACCTACGGGCGCTTACCGACGCTGGATTCGGCGACCGCCTCCGGTCGTTCGACGGCCCCGTCGTCGGCCTCTGTGGCGGCTACCAGATGCTCGGCGAAGCGATCACGAACGCCACAATAGAGGGGACCGGCGATGCGGACCGTGTCGAGGGACTGGGCTTGCTCCCGGTGACGACGGAATTCAGCGAATCGAAGACCGTGGAACACGTCCAGCGAAATATCGATGGCGTCGGCCCACTCTCCGGGGCAAGCGGAACCGTCGAGGGCTACGAGATTCACATGGGCGACTCGACGCTGACAGGTGCGGCGGCCCGTCCCTTCGACGGTGACGGCGCGGGCACCGATACCGTTCTTGGAACCTATCTCCATGACCTCTTCAGCAATGACACTGCCAGAGATGCCTTCGTGAGAAATACATTCGAGAGTGCTGGTACTGTCCTCCCGGCGGCAACCGGGCGAGCCGACGGCGACCCGTACGAACGAGCGGCTGGTCTCATCACCGACCACGTCGACCTCGGGCCGCTCGGACTGTCCGACCAATGA
- a CDS encoding threonine-phosphate decarboxylase, whose protein sequence is MDPDSVEGLRASGGNGAEDAIGPDGRVPHGSSDDPDLLDFSANTNPRVPPDAAKTYREAFEAARSYPADDYPEFRAAAASFVDCEPEQVIPTAGGLEAIRLAIQTTVRAGDSVLVPYPSFGEYAREVRLQDGTPEFVPHNDLLTADPDGHALAIVCNPNNPTGEAADPSALRAFADDCLSAGTTLLVDEAFLGFTDEQSLAGREGVIVARSLTKLFGLPGIRMGYAVGTGDAGDRLATARRAWSMSAAAAAVGAHCYGQHEFVAETKARVADERARMRERLGDRFDVSPSDAPFLLLSVSEADESVDDILASAREAGIALRDARTFRGLDSHIRVAVRAPEENDRLLDALDV, encoded by the coding sequence ATGGACCCTGATTCGGTCGAGGGCTTGCGGGCGAGTGGCGGCAACGGGGCCGAGGACGCCATCGGGCCGGACGGGCGCGTCCCACACGGCAGCAGCGACGACCCGGACCTGCTGGATTTCAGCGCGAACACGAACCCCCGCGTCCCGCCGGACGCCGCGAAGACGTACCGGGAAGCGTTCGAGGCCGCCCGCTCGTATCCGGCGGACGACTACCCCGAGTTCCGGGCGGCCGCGGCGTCCTTTGTCGACTGCGAACCGGAACAGGTGATACCCACGGCCGGTGGCCTCGAAGCGATTCGCCTGGCGATCCAGACGACGGTCCGGGCCGGCGACAGCGTGCTCGTCCCGTATCCCAGTTTCGGTGAGTACGCCCGCGAGGTCCGGCTCCAGGACGGGACGCCGGAGTTCGTCCCACACAACGACCTGCTGACCGCCGACCCGGACGGTCATGCGCTCGCCATCGTCTGCAACCCGAACAATCCGACCGGCGAAGCGGCCGACCCGTCGGCGCTCCGGGCCTTCGCCGACGACTGTCTCTCTGCTGGGACGACACTGCTGGTCGACGAAGCCTTTCTCGGCTTTACCGACGAGCAGTCGCTGGCGGGCCGTGAGGGCGTCATCGTCGCACGCTCGCTGACGAAGCTATTCGGTCTCCCCGGCATCCGGATGGGCTATGCCGTCGGGACCGGCGACGCCGGGGACCGACTCGCCACCGCGCGACGTGCCTGGTCGATGAGCGCCGCCGCGGCTGCGGTGGGCGCACACTGCTACGGACAACACGAGTTCGTCGCGGAGACGAAAGCCCGTGTCGCCGACGAGCGAGCACGGATGCGCGAGCGTCTCGGCGACCGCTTCGACGTGTCCCCCTCCGATGCGCCGTTCCTGTTGCTGTCAGTCAGCGAGGCCGACGAGTCCGTCGACGATATCCTCGCCTCGGCCCGCGAGGCTGGTATCGCACTCCGGGATGCCCGCACCTTCCGGGGGCTGGACTCGCACATCCGCGTCGCTGTCAGAGCCCCCGAAGAAAACGACCGGCTGCTGGATGCGCTGGATGTTTGA
- a CDS encoding P-loop NTPase, with the protein MVEVFAVASGKGGTGKTTSTVALGMALADRYDVTVVDADTGMANLLFHAGLSDAETTLHDVLAADAPVEAATYDRFGMTVVPCGTSLDGFRDADPGRLRDVVAALAEDTDIILLDSPPALDSRTAVLPIVLADRIVVVLQPTIPAISDGLKVQEYATTYDTDVAGLLFNKVRESESIEQVSEKTERYFDGPTLASVPESERAREARRAGRPLLAHAPECEAATAYRAAAEALTVQNGTAADAADRFQSAVIPESL; encoded by the coding sequence ATGGTCGAAGTGTTCGCGGTCGCCAGTGGGAAGGGCGGAACTGGCAAGACGACGAGCACCGTCGCTCTCGGGATGGCGCTTGCCGACCGCTACGACGTGACAGTCGTCGACGCCGACACGGGCATGGCGAACCTCCTCTTTCACGCCGGCCTCTCAGATGCGGAGACGACGCTGCACGATGTACTGGCTGCTGACGCGCCCGTCGAGGCAGCCACGTACGACCGGTTCGGGATGACTGTCGTCCCCTGCGGAACGAGTCTAGACGGCTTCAGGGACGCCGACCCGGGCCGGCTTCGAGACGTGGTTGCGGCGCTTGCAGAAGACACGGATATCATTCTGCTGGACTCGCCACCGGCGTTAGACAGCCGGACCGCAGTCCTGCCAATCGTGCTGGCCGACCGCATCGTCGTTGTCCTCCAGCCAACGATTCCAGCCATCTCGGACGGGCTGAAGGTTCAGGAGTACGCGACGACTTACGATACGGACGTTGCTGGCCTCCTGTTCAACAAGGTCCGCGAGTCCGAGTCTATCGAACAGGTCTCCGAGAAGACCGAGCGGTACTTCGACGGGCCGACGCTCGCGTCAGTTCCCGAGAGCGAGCGCGCCCGCGAAGCACGCCGTGCTGGCCGGCCACTCCTTGCTCACGCCCCCGAATGTGAGGCGGCAACAGCCTACCGAGCGGCCGCAGAGGCGCTCACAGTCCAGAACGGGACGGCCGCCGACGCCGCCGACCGGTTCCAGAGCGCTGTCATCCCCGAGTCACTATGA
- a CDS encoding NTP transferase domain-containing protein, producing the protein MCGGRGTRLDTKVEKPLFRIGGVPMVGRVVGALEDSAVERIIAATSPNAPETQSCLDVPCIETPGEGYVADLNAALNDDRLSQPVLTVAADLPLLDGEIVDRVLDEHNGGSLTVLVPASLKRALGVSDDTTFDNGGREVAPTGVNVVSDGPDDAWLTRDRRVAVNVNTLADARVAEQWL; encoded by the coding sequence ATGTGTGGCGGTCGCGGGACGCGGCTCGACACCAAGGTCGAGAAACCGCTCTTTCGAATCGGCGGCGTCCCGATGGTCGGCCGTGTCGTCGGTGCACTCGAAGATAGTGCCGTCGAGAGAATTATCGCCGCAACGTCGCCAAACGCACCGGAAACGCAGTCCTGTCTGGACGTTCCCTGCATCGAGACGCCGGGAGAGGGGTACGTCGCAGACCTCAACGCGGCGCTGAATGACGACCGGCTCTCCCAGCCGGTGCTGACGGTCGCCGCCGACCTTCCGCTGCTTGACGGCGAGATAGTTGACCGTGTTCTCGACGAGCACAACGGGGGCTCGCTGACGGTCCTGGTCCCGGCTTCGCTGAAGCGTGCCCTCGGCGTGAGCGACGACACGACGTTCGACAACGGAGGTCGGGAGGTCGCGCCGACAGGCGTCAACGTCGTCAGCGACGGCCCCGACGACGCCTGGCTCACGCGGGACCGACGCGTCGCGGTCAACGTCAACACGCTCGCTGACGCGCGCGTGGCTGAGCAATGGCTGTAA
- a CDS encoding CobD/CbiB family cobalamin biosynthesis protein gives MLSALAVAVAGGLELAIGEPPTRLHPVAWFGRLVGAVDREWDHPLAVGGFAAALLPVGVAVVVGGSVALAATREPLAAVALAGLALFLTTSLRSLLSTARGVIADTDAALPAARDGLLALAGRDASALSAGEVRSAAVESASENLADGLVASLAAFVLGGLAATGVGLPALPVAAGAAAWVKAVNTMDSMLGYRSKRVGTPAARLDDAVMWLPARLSALLLALACGSPRSVTRARAWLDGVPSPNSGWPMGTAAAALDVRLEKPGVYVLNPARGLPDVATAQRSVTRVGVAGVLAYVLAALGVVAWF, from the coding sequence GTGCTGAGCGCGCTGGCGGTGGCCGTCGCCGGGGGGCTGGAACTCGCAATCGGTGAGCCGCCGACCCGCTTGCATCCGGTTGCGTGGTTCGGACGGCTCGTCGGGGCGGTCGACCGCGAGTGGGACCACCCGCTTGCGGTCGGAGGGTTCGCCGCGGCGCTGTTGCCCGTCGGAGTTGCTGTCGTCGTCGGTGGCAGCGTCGCACTCGCCGCCACTCGCGAACCGCTGGCCGCCGTCGCGCTCGCCGGCCTCGCGCTGTTCCTGACCACGAGCCTCCGCAGTCTCCTCTCGACCGCTCGGGGCGTCATCGCCGACACCGACGCCGCCCTTCCTGCTGCTCGGGACGGGCTGCTCGCACTCGCTGGCCGCGACGCCAGCGCGCTCTCAGCGGGCGAGGTTCGCAGCGCCGCCGTCGAGAGCGCATCTGAGAACCTCGCCGACGGCCTCGTCGCGTCGCTGGCCGCGTTCGTCCTGGGCGGGCTCGCTGCTACGGGCGTCGGCCTGCCAGCGCTTCCCGTCGCTGCCGGTGCAGCGGCGTGGGTCAAGGCTGTCAACACGATGGATTCGATGCTGGGCTACCGCTCGAAACGCGTCGGGACACCTGCGGCGCGGCTCGACGACGCCGTGATGTGGCTCCCGGCTCGGCTGAGCGCGCTCCTGCTTGCCCTCGCCTGTGGGTCGCCGCGGTCCGTAACCCGCGCCCGAGCTTGGCTGGACGGCGTCCCCTCGCCGAACTCCGGGTGGCCGATGGGGACGGCCGCCGCGGCGCTCGACGTTCGGCTGGAGAAGCCGGGCGTGTACGTCCTGAACCCTGCGAGAGGACTCCCCGACGTGGCGACGGCCCAGCGCAGCGTGACGCGGGTCGGCGTCGCCGGGGTGCTGGCGTACGTGCTGGCCGCTCTGGGGGTGGTCGCGTGGTTCTGA
- a CDS encoding adenosylcobinamide amidohydrolase has translation MFETTVRDSVCQIRREGARWLSTAWDGGYRTADAVYNVTVPEGFERTDLDAYRAERLSGAGFAVGPTLLTGVHMEHARCARSGSVSVLATAGLSNPAALPMSAAETADGSDGTASNPADSPDWRPGTVNLIVGVDRALDEGALATLLATAVEAKAATLLDAASVPGTTSDAAIVGCVPSAERASFAGSATEIGAATRVCVRDAIRASLAARYGGDALPTVDGAEYGVVTDQDTEIFKP, from the coding sequence ATGTTTGAGACGACCGTTCGGGATAGCGTCTGCCAGATTCGCCGCGAGGGTGCCCGCTGGCTCTCGACAGCGTGGGACGGCGGCTACCGGACCGCGGACGCCGTCTACAACGTCACCGTCCCCGAGGGGTTCGAGCGGACCGACCTCGACGCCTACCGCGCCGAGCGGCTGTCTGGTGCCGGCTTCGCCGTCGGCCCGACGTTGCTCACTGGTGTTCACATGGAACACGCCCGCTGTGCCCGGAGCGGGTCGGTGTCGGTGCTGGCAACAGCGGGTCTCTCGAACCCCGCCGCGTTGCCGATGTCGGCAGCGGAGACAGCCGACGGCTCCGACGGGACTGCGTCGAATCCGGCGGACAGCCCCGACTGGCGGCCCGGGACGGTCAATCTCATCGTCGGTGTCGACCGGGCGCTGGACGAGGGCGCGCTGGCGACGCTGCTCGCCACCGCCGTCGAGGCGAAGGCTGCGACGCTGCTAGACGCGGCAAGCGTCCCCGGAACCACATCGGACGCGGCCATCGTCGGCTGTGTCCCGAGCGCCGAGCGCGCCTCTTTCGCTGGGAGTGCGACCGAAATTGGGGCCGCTACCCGCGTCTGTGTCCGCGATGCTATCAGAGCGAGTCTGGCCGCCCGCTATGGGGGCGACGCCCTGCCGACCGTCGACGGCGCGGAGTACGGCGTCGTCACCGACCAGGATACCGAGATTTTCAAGCCGTGA